In the genome of Rhodamnia argentea isolate NSW1041297 chromosome 3, ASM2092103v1, whole genome shotgun sequence, one region contains:
- the LOC115730158 gene encoding tRNA-specific adenosine deaminase TAD2-like: METDNAAPGERFSPEVLGFMQLAIDQAKLALDSLEVPVGCVIVEDGNVIAAGRNRTNETRNATRHAEMEALDVLLVQWQRSGFSAAEVAQKFSVCSFYVTCEPCIMCAAALSIIGVKEVYYGCANDKFGGCGSILSLNSSSSEACISIGNSGSKGFKCCGGIMASKAISLLRDFYERGNPNAPKPHRSRVTQA, from the exons ATGGAAACTGATAACGCGGCTCCGGGTGAACGATTCTCTCCTGAGGTTCTGGGCTTCATGCAGCTTGCTATAGATCAG GCAAAGCTTGCGTTGGACAGCCTTGAAGTTCCAGTTGG CTGTGTGATTGTTGAGGATGGGAACGTTATTGCGGCAGGAAGAAACCGGACTAACGAGACGCGGAAT GCAACGAGACATGCAGAGATGGAAGCTCTTGATGTTCTTCTTGTACAGTGGCAGAGGAGTGGATTTTCGGCTGCAGAAGTTGCACAGAAGTTTTCCGTGTGCTCCTTTTATGTGACATGTGAACCATGCATAATGTGTGCAGCGGCATTATCAATCATCG GTGTAAAGGAAGTATACTATGGCtgtgcaaatgataaatttggaggCTGTGGCTCAATACTGTCATTGAATTCAAGTAGCTCTGAGGCATGCATTAG CAT TGGGAATTCTGGATCAAAGGGTTTCAAATGCTGTGGAGGCATAATGGCATCAAAAGCCATTTCTCTTCTGCGAGATTTTTATGAACGAGGAAACCCTAATG CTCCAAAGCCTCACAGGTCACGGGTCACTCAGGCTTAA